A stretch of the Malus sylvestris chromosome 10, drMalSylv7.2, whole genome shotgun sequence genome encodes the following:
- the LOC126585567 gene encoding tobamovirus multiplication protein 1-like isoform X1: MFGLREGSCFPRVLVGVNVGLALVDGIIAFLAFYQLIRIHLRNSQLGWTRQKVFHLLIGSSNLGCLIYFVLTLFAACKGWQCWSNSCGFSLMALPEILFFAAFLLLLSFWVDLCHQADDEDEEDEGSFREALLEKTFSKPNSLDRDSYRNCFPLRFVHIGSRQRIVIMVTVLVFVIMMASAVIIWIGMGKNSIDSALVARVYVDLFAIAILLLGGALACYGLLLCLRMRNVRSERASSEMWKVACLAVVSILCFTSSSFVALLTDIPMLYDWHQLHMNDVYTSLLLILYYFVGSSIPSALVLWVVRELPPSITANIREEPSTITFVSGGSTTLQHPQSWTAAMSLRNQVQISRASPI, encoded by the exons ATGTTTGGATTGAGAGAAGGGTCTTGCTTTCCGAGGGTGTTGGTGGGAGTGAATGTGGGTCTTGCTCTGGTTGATGGCATTATAGCATTTCTTGCATTTTATCAG TTAATTAGAATTCACTTGAGGAATTCACAACTGGGTTGGACTCGGCAAAAA GTTTTTCATCTGTTGATTGGCTCTTCTAATTTGG GTtgcttaatttattttgttttaactCTTTTTGCTGCTTGCAAGGGGTGGCAATGTTGGTCTAACTCTTGTGGTTTTAGCCTCATGG CATTGCCCGAAATTCTGTTTTTTGCTGCGTTTCTTCTACTTTTATCTTTCTG GGTTGACCTGTGCCATCAGGCAgatgatgaggatgaggaggatGAAGGGAGTTTTCGGGAAGCTTTGTTGGAGAAGACTTTTAGCAAACCGAATTCATTGGACAGAGATAGTTATCGAAACTGTTTTCCTCTGCGATTTGTTCATATTGGAAGCCGCCAGAGAATTGTAATTATG GTGACAGTGCTAGTTTTCGTTATAATGATGGCAAGTGCAGTGATAATTTGGATCGGGATGGGAAAAAATTCTATTGATTCTGCACTGGTTGCTCGG GTATATGTGGATCTCTTTGCAATAGCGATACTATTATTGGGAGGAGCATTAGCGTGTTATG GGCTCCTATTATGCCTAAGGATGAGAAATGTTAGATCAGAGAGAGCTTCTTCTGAGATGTGGAAG gTTGCATGTTTAGCTGTTGTTTCCATACTATGTTTCACCTCAAGTTCTTTCGTGGCTCTGTTAACTGATATTCCT ATGCTTTACGATTGGCATCAACTGCATATGAATGATGTTTATACTTCTCTTTTACTGATTTTATATTACTTTGTAG GTTCATCAATACCCTCAGCCTTGGTCTTATGGGTCGTGAGAGAATTACCACCCTCAATAACAGCTAACATACGAGAAGAACCATCAACAATAACCTTTGTCAGTGGCGGTTCCACAACATTACAACATCCTCAAAGCTGGACAGCTGCAATGAGCTTGCGGAACCAG GTGCAGATATCAAGAGCAAGTCCCATATAA
- the LOC126585578 gene encoding agamous-like MADS-box protein AGL62 — MAMEGKQTRGRQKIEMKKIENEEDLLVSFSKRRSGVYKKATDMIALSGGEVGIVIFSPSGKPFSYGHPSVDYVINRFMNQNSPENNDYTHQFMKTHQQMKISEAMEQYNELLDPLEAVKERQKSLLRKARTRTTQEHLWWSVPIEELRVDELKQIHVSMAELHMTISNHLKERSSSSNIFGASSSGSVQQTNPNFDADQSGTGSYAFPYGYGH, encoded by the exons atggcCATGGAGGGCAAGCAAACAAGAGGAAG ACAAAAGATTGAGATGAAGAAGATCGAAAATGAAGAGGATCTTCTCGTTTCTTTCTCGAAACGAAGGTCCGGCGTTTACAAGAAAGCTACCGATATGATAGCACTATCTGGCGGTGAGGTGGGTATTGTGATCTTCTCACCTTCTGGTAAGCCTTTCTCATATGGCCATCCATCTGTCGACTATGTCATCAATCGGTTTATGAACCAAAATTCACCCGAAAACAACGACTACACTCATCAATTCATGAAGACTCATCAACAGATGAAAATTTCCGAGGCCATGGAACAATACAACGAGCTTCTTGACCCATTAGAAGCTGTGAAGGAGCGACAGAAGTCGCTCCTAAGGAAAGCCAGGACAAGGACAACTCAAGAGCACCTGTGGTGGAGTGTACCTATTGAAGAGCTTAGGGTGGATGAGCTCAAACAAATCCATGTATCCATGGCGGAGCTGCACATGACTATCTCCAACCATCTTAAGGAGAGGAGCAGTAGTTCTAATATttttggtgcctcctcttctGGATCTGTCCAACAAACCAATCCCAACTTTGATGCTGATCAAAGTGGAACTGGTTCTTATGCTTTTCCTTATGGCTACGGCCATTAA
- the LOC126585567 gene encoding tobamovirus multiplication protein 1-like isoform X2: MFGLREGSCFPRVLVGVNVGLALVDGIIAFLAFYQLIRIHLRNSQLGWTRQKVFHLLIGSSNLGCLIYFVLTLFAACKGWQCWSNSCGFSLMALPEILFFAAFLLLLSFWVDLCHQADDEDEEDEGSFREALLEKTFSKPNSLDRDSYRNCFPLRFVHIGSRQRIVIMVTVLVFVIMMASAVIIWIGMGKNSIDSALVARVYVDLFAIAILLLGGALACYGLLLCLRMRNVRSERASSEMWKMLYDWHQLHMNDVYTSLLLILYYFVGSSIPSALVLWVVRELPPSITANIREEPSTITFVSGGSTTLQHPQSWTAAMSLRNQVQISRASPI, from the exons ATGTTTGGATTGAGAGAAGGGTCTTGCTTTCCGAGGGTGTTGGTGGGAGTGAATGTGGGTCTTGCTCTGGTTGATGGCATTATAGCATTTCTTGCATTTTATCAG TTAATTAGAATTCACTTGAGGAATTCACAACTGGGTTGGACTCGGCAAAAA GTTTTTCATCTGTTGATTGGCTCTTCTAATTTGG GTtgcttaatttattttgttttaactCTTTTTGCTGCTTGCAAGGGGTGGCAATGTTGGTCTAACTCTTGTGGTTTTAGCCTCATGG CATTGCCCGAAATTCTGTTTTTTGCTGCGTTTCTTCTACTTTTATCTTTCTG GGTTGACCTGTGCCATCAGGCAgatgatgaggatgaggaggatGAAGGGAGTTTTCGGGAAGCTTTGTTGGAGAAGACTTTTAGCAAACCGAATTCATTGGACAGAGATAGTTATCGAAACTGTTTTCCTCTGCGATTTGTTCATATTGGAAGCCGCCAGAGAATTGTAATTATG GTGACAGTGCTAGTTTTCGTTATAATGATGGCAAGTGCAGTGATAATTTGGATCGGGATGGGAAAAAATTCTATTGATTCTGCACTGGTTGCTCGG GTATATGTGGATCTCTTTGCAATAGCGATACTATTATTGGGAGGAGCATTAGCGTGTTATG GGCTCCTATTATGCCTAAGGATGAGAAATGTTAGATCAGAGAGAGCTTCTTCTGAGATGTGGAAG ATGCTTTACGATTGGCATCAACTGCATATGAATGATGTTTATACTTCTCTTTTACTGATTTTATATTACTTTGTAG GTTCATCAATACCCTCAGCCTTGGTCTTATGGGTCGTGAGAGAATTACCACCCTCAATAACAGCTAACATACGAGAAGAACCATCAACAATAACCTTTGTCAGTGGCGGTTCCACAACATTACAACATCCTCAAAGCTGGACAGCTGCAATGAGCTTGCGGAACCAG GTGCAGATATCAAGAGCAAGTCCCATATAA
- the LOC126585555 gene encoding beta-xylosidase/alpha-L-arabinofuranosidase 1-like gives MAINIFNFLVCFSIASFIISSNARRVLDSKNVDGNNGGSNFTHVCDPSRFSDLGLDVSTFGFCDSKFSYDDRAKDLVDRMTLAEKVRQLGNSAKGVPRLGLPKYEWWSEALHGVSNVGPGTYFDDLIPGATSFPTVILTTAAFNESLWKQIGQAVSTEARAMYNLGRAGLTYWSPNVNVVRDPRWGRATETPGEDPYVVGVYASNYVRGLQDVKGTENATDLNSRPLKVSSCCKHYAAYDVDNWLGVDRYHFDARVTEQDMAETFLKPFEMCIKDGDVSSVMCSYNRVNGIPTCADPKLLKETIRGDWDLHGYIVSDCDSLEVMVNGHKWLGDTKEDAAAQALKAGMDLDCGVYYTNFTQNSVRQGKVKEVEIDRSLKNLYVVLMRLGFFDGNPTFKSLGKKDVCSKQHIELATEAAREGIVLLKNVNETLPLKSKKIKKLAVVGPHANATAAMIGNYAGIPCQFTSPLDAFSSYGEVKYEMGCDGVACANDSLIFPAMKAANHADATIIFAGLDLSVEAESLDRVDLLLPGYQTLLINQVAQVSKGPVILVIMSAGGVDISFAKQNDNINAILWAGYPGEEGGHAIADVVFGHYNPGGRLPLTWYEAGYVDMLPMTSMKLRPIDSLGYPGRTYKFYNGSTVYPFGYGLSYTQFNYTLRSAERSLDIKLRKSQHCRDIEYKDNEYKPPCPSVLIDDLECNHEFGFGIEVKNVGKRDGSEVIIVYSKPPIGIATTHTKQVIGFKRVFVKAGKSETVNFVFNACKSLGVVNYNAYNLLTSGRHTIMLGDDVVSFPIQLNIKE, from the exons ATGGCtatcaatatttttaattttcttgtttgtttcTCTATTGCTTCCTTTATCATTTCTTCCAATGCCAGAAGAGTTCTAGACTCGAAAAATGTAGACGGTAACAATGGCGGTAGCAATTTCACTCATGTATGTGATCCTTCAAGGTTTTCCGACCTTGGCTTGGATGTGTCAACCTTTGGCTTCTGCGACTCCAAATTTTCGTATGACGATAGGGCCAAGGATCTGGTAGATAGGATGACATTGGCAGAGAAAGTGAGGCAACTAGGAAATAGTGCAAAGGGCGTTCCGAGGTTGGGGTTGCCTAAGTATGAGTGGTGGTCTGAGGCACTCCATGGTGTGTCGAATGTTGGTCCCGGGACTTATTTCGATGATCTTATTCCGGGTGCAACAAGCTTTCCCACTGTTATTCTTACAACCGCAGCATTCAACGAGTCATTGTGGAAGCAAATTGGTCAG GCTGTTTCAACAGAAGCAAGAGCCATGTACAATCTAGGAAGAGCCGGATTGACATATTGGAGTCCCAACGTTAATGTCGTGAGGGATCCAAGGTGGGGAAGAGCCACGGAAACACCCGGTGAAGACCCTTACGTTGTTGGCGTTTATGCCTCTAACTACGTCAGAGGCTTGCAGGATGTTAAGGGCACAGAGAATGCCACAGATTTGAACTCTAGACCTCTAAAAGTTTCCTCATGCTGCAAGCATTATGCCGCCTACGATGTAGACAACTGGCTCGGTGTCGATCGTTACCATTTTGATGCGAGG GTGACAGAGCAAGATATGGCGGAAACTTTCCTAAAACCATTCGAGATGTGTATTAAGGATGGTGATGTAAGCAGTGTAATGTGCTCTTATAACCGTGTTAACGGCATCCCCACTTGTGCTGATCCGAAGCTCTTGAAAGAAACCATTAGAGGAGATTGGGATCTTCATGG ATATATAGTCTCGGATTGTGACTCTCTTGAAGTTATGGTGAACGGCCACAAATGGCTCGGCGACACCAAGGAGGATGCTGCTGCACAAGCTTTGAAAGCAG GGATGGATTTGGACTGTGGAGTCTACTACACAAACTTCACTCAGAATTCGGTGAGGCAAGGGAAAGTGAAGGAGGTAGAAATCGACCGGTCACTCAAGAACCTTTATGTGGTGCTTATGAGGCTAGGTTTCTTCGATGGGAATCCCACTTTCAAGTCTCTCGGCAAGAAGGATGTGTGCTCCAAACAACATATTGAATTAGCAACAGAAGCGGCAAGAGAAGGAATCGTTTTATTGAAGAATGTCAATGAAACTTTGCCGTTGAAatctaagaaaataaaaaaactagccGTCGTTGGGCCTCATGCCAATGCTACAGCAGCAATGATTGGAAACTATGCAG GTATTCCTTGTCAATTCACTTCACCTCTCGATGCATTTTCATCCTACGGAGAAGTCAAGTATGAAATGGGATGTGATGGAGTTGCATGTGCAAATGATAGTCTGATATTCCCTGCCATGAAAGCCGCAAATCATGCAGATGCAACCATAATTTTTGCTGGTTTGGACTTATCAGTTGAGGCAGAGAGCTTGGATAGGGTGGATCTGCTTCTTCCTGGCTACCAAACCCTGCTTATCAATCAGGTCGCTCAAGTCTCCAAGGGTCCGGTAATTCTTGTAATTATGTCTGCTGGTGGTGTTGATATCAGTTTTGCCAAACAAAATGATAACATCAATGCAATATTGTGGGCTGGGTACCCGGGGGAGGAAGGCGGCCATGCCATTGCAGATGTTGTTTTTGGACATTACAATCCTG GAGGAAGATTGCCTCTTACATGGTACGAAGCTGGTTATGTGGATATGCTACCCATGACGTCCATGAAATTGAGGCCAATCGATAGCCTAGGCTATCCCGGTCGTACATACAAATTCTACAATGGCTCCACAGTTTACCCATTTGGATATGGCCTTAGCTACACCCAGTTCAACTACACCCTGCGATCTGCAGAGAGATCTCTGGATATAAAGTTGAGAAAGTCCCAACACTGCCGTGACATAGAGTACAAGGATAATGAATACAAGCCACCTTGCCCTTCAGTCCTTATCGACGACTTGGAATGCAACCATGAATTTGGGTTCGGGATTGAAGTAAAAAATGTGGGTAAGAGAGATGGAAGTGAAGTCATCATCGTTTACTCAAAACCACCTATTGGCATCGCCACTACGCATACCAAGCAGGTGATTGGGTTTAAGAGGGTCTTTGTGAAAGCCGGAAAGAGCGAAACTGTTAACTTTGTGTTCAATGCCTGCAAGAGCTTGGGAGTTGTCAACTACAATGCTTACAATCTTCTAACATCAGGCAGACACACTATTATGCTTGGAGATGATGTCGTCTCCTTCCCCATTCAACTCAACATTAAAGAGTGA